From Deltaproteobacteria bacterium, the proteins below share one genomic window:
- a CDS encoding LysM peptidoglycan-binding domain-containing M23 family metallopeptidase, with product MGDLAERYHLPLQELAEINDIQDISSIKEGRSIFIPGVKARSFALLKRSKRRGGARPADKIQLYHGKFAWPIHGSISSGFGVRRGRRHDGIDIRAPRGTPIQAAEAGEVAFSDRLKGYGNLVLLKHSGNFYTVYAHNSVNLVKKGNRVKKGQVIAKVGRTGRATGPHLHFEVREGERSRNPLFFLPEKK from the coding sequence TTGGGGGATCTGGCGGAACGGTATCATCTCCCTCTTCAAGAGCTGGCGGAGATCAATGATATTCAGGATATCTCCTCTATTAAAGAAGGGAGGTCCATTTTTATTCCTGGGGTCAAGGCAAGGAGTTTCGCCTTACTCAAAAGATCAAAACGGCGAGGCGGAGCGAGACCGGCCGATAAAATTCAGCTTTATCATGGAAAATTTGCCTGGCCGATTCATGGATCCATCTCCTCAGGATTCGGGGTCCGGAGAGGACGGCGTCATGATGGGATTGATATCAGAGCCCCTCGTGGGACGCCGATACAGGCCGCAGAGGCTGGAGAGGTCGCCTTTTCGGATCGTCTGAAAGGGTATGGGAATCTCGTTCTCCTCAAGCATTCGGGCAATTTCTACACGGTTTATGCCCACAATTCCGTCAACCTGGTTAAAAAGGGGAATCGGGTAAAAAAGGGGCAGGTGATTGCCAAGGTGGGACGGACCGGTCGTGCCACAGGCCCCCACCTTCACTTTGAGGTTCGTGAGGGGGAGAGGTCGAGAAATCCGCTTTTCTTTTTGCCAGAGAAAAAGTAG
- the topA gene encoding type I DNA topoisomerase gives MAKSLVIVESPTKAQTIGKYLGKNFTVKASVGHIKDLPKGKLGVDIENGFSPTYLLLPSKKKVVDQIRKAAESANEIYLACDPDREGEAIAWHLAEEIQGKKGKGSKGAKKIHRILMHEITKNGIQEALKNPQELDQHLYEAQQARRILDRLVGYQISPLLWDKVRRGLSAGRVQSVAVRLICEREEEISAFKPEEYWSIDFECEGSSPPPFRARVVTLEGKKIQVTNADEAKRIVDEISRENILLKTIERKERRRHAPPPFITSRIQQDASQKLGFSAKKTMVLAQQLYEGVSLGEEGPIGLITYMRTDSTRVSPSAIEAVRGYIHGQFGPSFVPPQPNFYKNKKAAQDAHEAIRPSSLDYPPDRVRPFLDRDQFRLYELIWKRFVASQMESAVIDQTTFQMTSGDYGLRATGSQIKFPGFLAAYQIDRLIEEKQGEEEADDEDRNLPALVEGETLKLLHPFPEQHFTEPPPRYNEASLIKILEEKGIGRPSTYAAIVSTILEKEYVAKETGKFTPTRLGVIVNKLLVENFPEILNVEFTAQMEGELDEVEEGRRHYVEALKDFYDPFEKTLEKAKKQMKNIKAQEIKTDLVCEKCNSPMIVKWGRRGEFVACSNYPECKNTREFQWNKEGEIELSKREVTGEFCSQCGSQMIIKSGRFGRFLACPKYPECKTTRAVSIGVSCPVCQQGKVTEKRSRKGRTFYGCTAYPECKFASWDKPIPEKCPECKAVFLVVKFKKTGEEIRCATKGCEYTRPTASSS, from the coding sequence ATGGCTAAATCACTTGTTATCGTTGAATCACCGACGAAGGCACAGACGATCGGAAAATATTTAGGGAAGAATTTTACCGTCAAGGCCTCGGTCGGTCATATCAAGGATCTGCCCAAGGGAAAGCTCGGGGTCGATATCGAAAACGGTTTTTCTCCCACCTACCTCCTCCTCCCTTCCAAAAAGAAAGTAGTTGACCAGATACGAAAGGCCGCCGAGTCGGCGAATGAGATTTATCTCGCCTGTGACCCGGATCGCGAAGGAGAGGCGATTGCCTGGCATCTGGCTGAGGAGATCCAGGGAAAGAAGGGAAAGGGGAGTAAAGGGGCAAAGAAGATTCACCGGATTCTGATGCATGAAATCACAAAAAATGGGATTCAGGAGGCACTTAAAAATCCACAGGAACTCGATCAACATCTTTATGAGGCCCAACAGGCGAGACGAATCCTGGACCGACTCGTCGGCTACCAGATCAGCCCGCTTCTCTGGGACAAGGTTCGCCGTGGTCTCTCGGCTGGTCGCGTCCAGTCAGTGGCGGTTCGCCTGATCTGCGAGAGGGAAGAAGAAATTAGCGCATTTAAGCCTGAAGAATACTGGTCGATCGACTTTGAATGTGAGGGTTCGTCGCCCCCTCCTTTCCGGGCCCGTGTTGTCACCTTGGAAGGAAAAAAAATTCAGGTAACAAACGCTGATGAGGCAAAACGGATTGTCGATGAGATCTCCCGTGAAAACATTCTTCTCAAGACAATCGAACGGAAGGAGCGCCGGCGCCATGCACCGCCCCCGTTTATCACGAGCCGTATCCAGCAGGACGCCTCGCAAAAGCTCGGCTTCTCTGCTAAAAAGACGATGGTGCTTGCCCAGCAACTGTATGAAGGGGTTTCGTTAGGGGAGGAGGGGCCGATCGGTCTCATTACTTACATGAGGACCGATTCGACACGAGTTTCTCCCTCGGCAATCGAGGCGGTTCGCGGATACATTCATGGTCAGTTTGGCCCTTCCTTTGTCCCCCCGCAGCCGAACTTTTACAAGAACAAGAAGGCGGCCCAGGATGCACACGAGGCGATTCGGCCGTCCTCGCTTGATTATCCGCCGGACCGGGTGAGACCGTTTCTCGATCGTGATCAATTCCGGTTGTACGAACTGATCTGGAAACGATTTGTGGCCTCGCAAATGGAATCAGCCGTCATCGATCAAACGACCTTCCAGATGACTTCAGGTGATTATGGACTGCGGGCGACCGGCTCTCAGATCAAGTTTCCGGGTTTTCTGGCCGCCTATCAGATCGATCGCTTGATTGAGGAGAAGCAGGGTGAGGAGGAAGCGGATGATGAAGACCGCAACCTGCCGGCACTTGTAGAAGGAGAAACACTCAAGCTCCTGCATCCCTTTCCGGAACAGCATTTTACCGAGCCGCCTCCCCGTTATAATGAGGCCTCGTTGATTAAGATATTGGAGGAGAAAGGGATTGGGCGTCCCTCCACTTATGCGGCGATTGTTTCTACCATTCTGGAAAAAGAATACGTTGCGAAGGAGACAGGCAAGTTTACACCGACGCGCCTTGGAGTGATCGTGAACAAACTCCTCGTCGAAAATTTTCCGGAGATCCTCAATGTGGAGTTTACTGCCCAGATGGAAGGGGAGCTGGATGAGGTCGAAGAGGGGAGGCGGCATTACGTCGAGGCCCTCAAAGATTTTTACGATCCATTTGAAAAGACGCTTGAAAAGGCCAAGAAACAGATGAAGAACATCAAGGCGCAGGAGATCAAGACCGATCTTGTCTGTGAAAAATGTAACAGTCCGATGATTGTCAAATGGGGAAGACGTGGCGAGTTTGTCGCCTGCAGTAATTATCCGGAGTGCAAGAATACGCGGGAATTCCAGTGGAACAAGGAGGGGGAAATCGAGCTCTCCAAACGTGAGGTGACCGGTGAATTTTGTTCCCAGTGTGGTTCTCAGATGATCATCAAGTCAGGTCGTTTTGGCCGTTTTTTGGCCTGCCCCAAATACCCGGAGTGCAAGACGACCCGTGCCGTTTCTATCGGGGTCAGTTGCCCGGTCTGCCAGCAAGGAAAGGTGACGGAGAAGAGAAGCCGGAAGGGGCGAACCTTCTACGGTTGTACGGCCTATCCCGAGTGCAAGTTTGCCTCCTGGGACAAACCGATTCCTGAAAAATGCCCTGAATGTAAGGCGGTGTTTCTGGTTGTGAAGTTCAAGAAGACCGGAGAAGAGATCCGCTGTGCCACCAAAGGGTGCGAATACACGCGTCCGACAGCCTCTTCATCATGA
- a CDS encoding integration host factor subunit beta has protein sequence MNKSNLIELVCVQGKMPKKKAEDVVNLIFDSMVEAMKQGHRVEIRGLGSFMVKEYGSYTGRNPRTGESIQVKPKKLPFFKVGKELRERVDGKIKSS, from the coding sequence ATGAATAAATCTAATCTTATTGAGCTTGTTTGTGTTCAAGGGAAGATGCCAAAGAAGAAGGCGGAGGATGTCGTCAATCTGATTTTTGATTCGATGGTGGAGGCGATGAAACAAGGGCACCGGGTTGAGATCCGTGGTTTGGGCAGTTTCATGGTGAAAGAGTACGGTTCTTACACCGGCCGGAATCCGAGAACGGGCGAATCGATTCAGGTCAAACCAAAAAAACTTCCATTCTTCAAGGTTGGGAAAGAGTTGCGGGAACGTGTGGACGGGAAAATAAAATCCTCTTGA
- a CDS encoding dicarboxylate/amino acid:cation symporter, with the protein MPRHTRILLGLVIGGLLGIASNLWLPADLVSTVIKYAAYPAGQIFLRLIFMLVVPLVVSALIMGIAELGEVKSLGRVGIKTLFYTIIASSISVVLGITLVHWIQPGHGLDSATQARLMTEFQGPAQQAVTFAQKSKDPIDIILSLIPKNPIAAATQALEGEMLALMVFSLFFGVGLMLVEERVREPVCRFLEGVRDVSMRLIDLVMDFAPFGVAGLVYTMTGRFGHEILGHIALYVAVVIGGLLIQQFIVYSTLLRLLGGLSPRWFFSNIKEVMLTAFSTASSNATLPVTLEVAERNLKLPRKLATFVLTVGSTANQNGTALFEGVTILFLAQVFGVDLTLGQQITVVLMSILAGVGTAGVPGGSIPLIVIVLQTVGVPGEGIGIILGVDRLLDMCRTCLNVSGDLVIATLLSKSEKAALPQQAYARWLKRQEA; encoded by the coding sequence ATGCCTCGTCATACCCGGATCCTTCTCGGTCTCGTTATTGGTGGACTGCTTGGTATCGCCTCCAACCTCTGGCTCCCCGCTGACCTTGTTTCCACGGTTATCAAGTATGCTGCCTATCCGGCCGGGCAGATTTTTCTCCGATTGATTTTCATGCTCGTTGTCCCGCTCGTTGTCTCGGCGCTCATCATGGGGATTGCCGAGCTGGGGGAGGTGAAGAGCCTCGGACGGGTTGGAATCAAGACGCTGTTTTATACGATCATTGCGAGCTCGATCTCCGTTGTCCTTGGGATTACGCTCGTCCATTGGATTCAACCGGGGCACGGACTCGATTCGGCGACCCAAGCTCGACTGATGACCGAATTCCAGGGGCCGGCCCAACAAGCGGTTACCTTTGCGCAGAAGTCAAAGGACCCGATCGATATCATCCTTTCCCTCATACCCAAAAATCCGATTGCGGCGGCGACCCAGGCCTTGGAAGGAGAGATGCTCGCCCTCATGGTCTTTTCGCTCTTCTTTGGGGTTGGGCTGATGCTGGTGGAAGAACGCGTGCGGGAACCGGTCTGCCGGTTTCTGGAAGGGGTTCGGGATGTCTCGATGCGACTCATTGATCTTGTCATGGATTTTGCCCCGTTTGGTGTCGCCGGCCTTGTTTATACGATGACGGGACGTTTTGGGCATGAGATCCTGGGACATATCGCCTTGTATGTCGCTGTTGTGATTGGTGGGCTTCTCATTCAGCAGTTTATTGTTTATTCGACGCTGCTTCGGCTTCTCGGTGGTCTTTCCCCCCGCTGGTTTTTTTCCAATATCAAAGAAGTGATGTTGACCGCCTTTTCAACGGCCTCCAGTAATGCCACGTTGCCGGTGACACTCGAGGTGGCCGAGAGGAATCTCAAATTACCGCGCAAACTCGCAACCTTTGTTCTCACTGTTGGTTCTACAGCGAACCAGAACGGAACGGCCCTTTTTGAGGGGGTGACGATCCTTTTTTTGGCACAAGTTTTTGGCGTTGATCTCACACTGGGACAGCAGATTACCGTCGTTCTGATGTCGATTTTAGCAGGGGTTGGGACGGCCGGTGTCCCGGGCGGTTCGATCCCTTTAATCGTTATTGTGCTTCAGACGGTCGGTGTACCGGGGGAGGGGATCGGAATCATCCTGGGCGTCGATCGTCTGCTCGATATGTGTCGCACCTGCCTCAATGTGAGCGGGGATCTGGTAATCGCCACGCTTCTCTCCAAGAGTGAAAAGGCGGCCCTTCCGCAACAGGCGTATGCAAGGTGGCTCAAGAGGCAAGAGGCTTAA
- a CDS encoding adenine phosphoribosyltransferase, protein MEEIKKKIRDIPNFPKPGIVFKDITPLLADSHSFQQVIDGFAKRYADKGIDYVVAIESRGFLFGAPLAYRLDAGFVPVRKKGKLPHKTDSVTYALEYGTDTLEIHQDAVHEGSRVLVIDDVLATGGTARATCELVEKTGGKVVEFACLMELEFLNGREKLKGHEIYSLLKY, encoded by the coding sequence ATGGAAGAGATTAAAAAGAAGATTCGTGATATTCCTAATTTTCCCAAGCCGGGGATTGTCTTCAAGGATATCACACCGCTGCTGGCAGACTCGCACAGTTTTCAACAGGTGATTGACGGTTTTGCCAAGCGATATGCCGACAAGGGAATCGATTATGTTGTGGCGATTGAGTCGCGTGGCTTTCTCTTTGGGGCACCGCTTGCCTATCGACTCGATGCCGGGTTTGTCCCGGTCAGAAAGAAGGGAAAGCTTCCGCATAAGACCGATTCGGTCACGTATGCCCTGGAGTATGGTACCGATACGCTCGAGATCCATCAGGATGCGGTTCATGAAGGAAGCCGGGTGCTTGTGATCGATGATGTCCTTGCAACGGGTGGTACGGCCCGGGCGACCTGTGAGCTTGTTGAGAAGACCGGAGGGAAAGTTGTTGAATTCGCCTGCCTCATGGAGCTTGAATTCTTGAATGGCCGCGAAAAGCTCAAGGGGCATGAGATCTATTCGTTGCTGAAATATTAA
- a CDS encoding tyrosine recombinase XerC, with the protein MKEPLKEFLKNLREKGCSRHTIASYERDLRQFYNYLGRKSLDFVALETVRGFILSLYQGRQAVSIARKVSVLKSFFRFLVKKGVLQVSPTDEISLPKLPKKVPRFLVVDEAFALVETPTSKRDRAILELLYGCGLRVSELLGLRRQDVDLEEGWIKVLGKGKKERIVPVGGKARQALRIYEEQNGKSEPKGHLFNLTPRSVQRMIRKYVLKAGIAKRVTPHTLRHSYATHLLESGADLRGIQELLGHSSLSTTQKYTHVSLKQLMEVYDKSHPKA; encoded by the coding sequence ATGAAGGAGCCTTTAAAGGAATTTCTTAAAAATCTTAGAGAGAAGGGGTGTTCGAGGCATACCATTGCTAGTTATGAGAGGGATCTCAGACAATTTTATAATTACCTCGGCCGAAAAAGTCTTGACTTTGTTGCTCTGGAGACCGTCCGTGGTTTTATTTTGTCCCTCTATCAGGGACGACAGGCCGTCTCCATTGCCCGCAAGGTTTCTGTCTTAAAGAGCTTCTTCCGGTTTTTGGTTAAAAAGGGAGTTCTGCAGGTCTCTCCAACGGACGAGATTTCACTCCCCAAGCTGCCTAAAAAGGTCCCCCGTTTTTTGGTGGTTGACGAGGCGTTTGCTTTGGTTGAAACTCCAACCTCGAAACGGGATCGGGCGATCTTGGAACTCCTTTATGGCTGCGGTCTGCGGGTTAGTGAGTTGCTGGGACTCCGTCGGCAGGATGTTGATCTGGAAGAGGGATGGATCAAGGTTTTGGGAAAAGGAAAGAAGGAAAGGATTGTCCCGGTTGGCGGAAAAGCGAGGCAGGCGCTACGAATCTACGAGGAGCAGAACGGGAAGAGTGAGCCGAAAGGACACCTTTTTAATCTGACGCCCCGTTCCGTTCAACGGATGATTCGTAAATATGTTTTAAAGGCAGGTATTGCCAAACGCGTAACACCGCATACATTGAGACATAGTTATGCAACCCATCTGTTGGAGAGTGGAGCCGATCTTCGCGGTATTCAGGAGTTGTTGGGGCATTCAAGTCTGTCAACGACCCAGAAGTATACCCATGTGAGCTTGAAACAGTTGATGGAGGTTTATGACAAATCCCACCCCAAAGCATAA
- a CDS encoding protein-L-isoaspartate(D-aspartate) O-methyltransferase produces MAYFSVARRKMVEEQLQERHVDDPRVLEVMCRIPRHEFVDPGMARQAYEDRPLPIGFKQTISQPFIVGFMTAALQLQGGEKVLEIGTGCGYQTAVLCELASHVYSIERITELSNKARKNLYRLGYINFELKIGDGTLGWPERAPFDTILVTAGAPEVPACYLQQLREGGRLVIPIGNEEEQVLVRFRREEKKMVKENLVGCRFVRLVGEHGWELEN; encoded by the coding sequence ATGGCTTATTTTTCCGTTGCACGTCGCAAAATGGTTGAGGAGCAGCTACAGGAACGCCATGTTGATGATCCTCGCGTCCTCGAGGTGATGTGCCGAATTCCCCGTCATGAATTTGTTGACCCCGGGATGGCTCGCCAGGCGTACGAGGATCGTCCTTTGCCGATCGGCTTTAAACAGACAATTTCGCAACCGTTTATAGTCGGCTTTATGACCGCCGCCTTGCAACTTCAGGGTGGAGAGAAGGTTCTTGAAATTGGAACAGGTTGTGGCTACCAAACAGCGGTCCTGTGCGAACTGGCCTCTCATGTGTACTCGATTGAGAGAATTACAGAGCTCTCCAACAAGGCGAGAAAAAATCTTTATCGATTGGGGTATATCAATTTTGAGCTAAAAATAGGGGATGGTACGCTGGGATGGCCGGAGAGGGCCCCGTTTGATACGATCCTCGTGACGGCGGGAGCGCCGGAGGTCCCTGCCTGCTATCTGCAACAGTTGAGAGAGGGTGGGCGGCTTGTCATCCCGATCGGTAATGAGGAAGAGCAGGTTCTGGTTCGTTTTCGTCGTGAAGAAAAAAAAATGGTTAAAGAGAATCTGGTGGGGTGTCGTTTTGTGAGACTCGTGGGGGAGCATGGCTGGGAACTTGAAAATTAG
- the dprA gene encoding DNA-protecting protein DprA: protein MRFELDKSDPFYPPSLKETEEPPSKLWVSGERESLSKGYRIAIVGSRKPTRYGEKVAYDLAYELALRRIIVVSGLAYGIDRQAHEGALAAGGKTIAVLGCGLDYPYPKKNLDLKERIANAGAVLSEFSPETAAISPHFPRRNRIISALSLGVIVVEAAVRSGALSTTAWGLSQGKEIFAVPGNITSPLSAGTNRLIQNGATPVLQVEDVLEALSLSHLVPHLKERQNFSPEEKIVEVLGEIGEASVDEIRGKTGLPISQLTALLVSLEICGKIAQLPGGRYRTHG, encoded by the coding sequence ATGAGATTTGAGCTTGATAAAAGCGATCCTTTCTATCCCCCTTCGTTAAAGGAGACAGAGGAGCCCCCCTCAAAACTTTGGGTTTCAGGCGAAAGAGAGTCACTGAGTAAGGGATATCGGATCGCAATTGTTGGTTCACGCAAACCAACCCGTTACGGCGAAAAAGTCGCCTACGACCTTGCCTATGAACTCGCCCTGCGCCGGATTATTGTCGTGAGCGGTCTTGCCTATGGTATTGACCGTCAGGCCCATGAAGGGGCTCTCGCTGCGGGAGGCAAGACGATTGCCGTTCTTGGATGCGGACTTGATTATCCCTATCCAAAGAAAAATCTGGACTTAAAGGAGAGAATCGCTAACGCGGGTGCCGTTCTCTCCGAATTTTCTCCCGAAACGGCCGCGATTTCACCCCATTTTCCAAGGAGAAACCGTATCATCAGTGCCCTTTCACTCGGAGTGATTGTTGTTGAGGCGGCCGTGCGAAGCGGGGCCCTTTCAACGACCGCCTGGGGACTTTCACAGGGGAAGGAGATTTTTGCCGTTCCAGGCAACATCACCTCGCCCTTGAGCGCAGGAACGAATCGTCTGATTCAAAATGGGGCGACCCCTGTTCTTCAGGTGGAGGATGTTCTCGAAGCGCTTTCCTTGAGCCATCTTGTTCCACACTTAAAAGAGAGGCAAAATTTTTCTCCCGAAGAGAAAATAGTTGAAGTTTTAGGTGAGATCGGTGAGGCGTCAGTCGATGAGATCAGGGGGAAAACCGGACTTCCCATCTCGCAGTTGACGGCGTTGTTGGTCTCTTTGGAAATTTGTGGTAAGATTGCACAGCTCCCGGGGGGGCGGTACCGTACTCATGGCTAA
- a CDS encoding ABC transporter ATP-binding protein: MQKIIEANQLTKRFGALLAVDKINFYVGEGECLGFLGPNGAGKTTTLKMIYGFSTPTEGSLEILGWKLPDHLREIKRNLGVAPQEDSLDPELTVMQNLLVYAHYFDIPRQIARNRAEELLDFFHLGDKKGEEIYQLSGGMKRRLMIARALMNNPKLLLLDEPTTGLDPQARRLMWDRIRGLGQKGVTTLLTTHYMEEAAELCNRVLIMDNGRIIEEGKPSELVRKHGVNNLEEVFLKLAGRELRE; this comes from the coding sequence ATGCAAAAGATTATAGAGGCGAATCAACTGACCAAACGATTTGGGGCTCTTCTTGCGGTTGACAAGATCAACTTTTATGTGGGCGAGGGGGAATGTCTCGGTTTTCTTGGACCCAATGGAGCCGGAAAGACAACAACACTCAAGATGATCTATGGATTTTCAACCCCAACGGAAGGATCTCTGGAGATTCTGGGATGGAAGCTTCCGGATCATCTGAGGGAGATCAAGAGAAATCTGGGGGTCGCCCCACAGGAGGACAGCCTCGATCCGGAACTGACCGTTATGCAAAACCTCCTCGTTTACGCCCACTACTTTGATATCCCTCGACAGATCGCAAGAAACAGGGCGGAAGAGCTTCTCGATTTCTTCCACCTGGGGGATAAAAAGGGAGAGGAGATCTATCAGCTCTCCGGCGGGATGAAACGGCGTCTCATGATCGCGAGGGCCTTGATGAACAATCCAAAACTTCTTCTCCTCGATGAACCGACAACAGGCCTCGATCCCCAGGCAAGGCGGCTCATGTGGGACCGAATCAGGGGTCTTGGCCAAAAAGGAGTAACGACGCTCCTCACAACCCACTACATGGAGGAGGCGGCGGAGCTCTGCAACCGGGTCCTCATCATGGATAATGGAAGGATCATTGAAGAAGGGAAGCCAAGCGAACTGGTTCGGAAACATGGGGTCAATAATCTGGAAGAGGTCTTTCTGAAATTGGCGGGACGAGAACTTCGCGAATGA
- a CDS encoding ABC transporter permease translates to MNFFFNHYAIKVWYRDFLVWSRYWGISLLGAIGEPVLYFTAIGFGLGAFVEQIEGMSYIQWLGPALICSAVMESASFETTYSSFTRMERQKTYHSIASTPVNLQEVIAGEILWAASKSLLPGGIMFLAVIILGLVKSWMALLMIPVLFVEAILFASLGMLATSFAKDYDYFTYYFTLFISPMFLFSGTFFPLTKLPAWVQQVAWLLPLSHPVNIARHLFYGYGEGNFFLNLLWLVLLAYFISHWAIKRMLKRLVV, encoded by the coding sequence ATGAACTTTTTTTTCAACCACTACGCAATCAAGGTTTGGTACAGGGATTTTCTGGTCTGGTCCCGCTATTGGGGGATCAGTCTTTTGGGGGCGATCGGGGAACCGGTCCTCTATTTTACCGCGATCGGCTTCGGATTAGGGGCGTTCGTCGAGCAGATCGAAGGAATGTCTTACATCCAGTGGTTGGGACCGGCCTTGATCTGTTCGGCCGTGATGGAGTCGGCCTCATTTGAAACAACCTATAGTTCATTTACCCGAATGGAGCGGCAAAAGACCTATCACTCAATCGCCTCCACACCGGTCAACCTGCAGGAGGTGATCGCCGGTGAGATCCTCTGGGCCGCCTCCAAGTCACTCCTGCCGGGTGGTATTATGTTTCTCGCGGTCATCATCCTCGGACTCGTCAAGTCGTGGATGGCGCTTTTGATGATCCCTGTCCTCTTTGTTGAGGCGATTCTCTTCGCGAGTCTCGGAATGCTCGCCACCTCCTTTGCAAAAGATTATGACTACTTCACCTATTACTTTACCCTCTTCATCTCTCCGATGTTTCTCTTCTCCGGAACCTTTTTCCCCCTGACCAAACTACCGGCGTGGGTTCAGCAAGTTGCCTGGCTGCTCCCGCTGTCGCATCCTGTTAATATCGCACGACATCTCTTTTACGGCTACGGAGAGGGAAATTTTTTCTTGAATCTGCTTTGGCTTGTCCTGCTCGCCTATTTTATCTCACATTGGGCTATTAAAAGGATGTTGAAGAGGTTGGTGGTATAA
- a CDS encoding urate hydroxylase PuuD: MEVSDVLQSLFRWIHVVAGVLWIGHLYFFNFVNGPFAGTMDGETKKKVVPQLMPRALFWFRWAAAYTWVTGVLMLMLVFYHGGALFEDAVGGWGFPAILMLLVTFSGPFLYDLILKHLWAKNTKVAIGVGFILVSGIVCLYHEWAGFGYRGYNIHLGTFLGTIMAYNVWFKIWPFQQKIITAVKNGEAPDAALVAEAGVRSRQNTYFSVPLIWTMLNAHTVWASSTKLYLFAMIIVGAVGVHHLLKKATKVQGF, translated from the coding sequence ATGGAAGTCTCTGATGTCCTGCAGTCGTTGTTCCGCTGGATTCATGTGGTCGCCGGGGTGCTCTGGATCGGTCATCTCTATTTCTTCAACTTCGTCAACGGCCCTTTTGCCGGGACGATGGACGGGGAGACCAAAAAGAAGGTCGTTCCCCAACTGATGCCGCGGGCTCTTTTCTGGTTTCGGTGGGCAGCCGCCTACACCTGGGTCACAGGCGTTCTCATGCTGATGCTCGTCTTTTACCATGGCGGGGCACTTTTTGAGGATGCGGTTGGCGGTTGGGGATTTCCAGCGATCCTTATGCTGCTTGTCACCTTTTCAGGCCCTTTTCTTTACGATCTAATTTTAAAGCATCTCTGGGCAAAAAATACCAAGGTAGCAATTGGAGTTGGTTTTATACTCGTCAGCGGGATTGTCTGTCTCTACCATGAGTGGGCCGGTTTCGGTTACCGTGGCTACAACATCCATCTCGGGACATTCCTCGGCACGATCATGGCGTATAACGTCTGGTTCAAGATCTGGCCGTTTCAGCAAAAGATTATCACTGCCGTTAAGAACGGTGAGGCACCCGATGCGGCGCTCGTTGCAGAAGCAGGAGTTCGTTCACGACAGAACACCTATTTCTCGGTCCCTCTGATCTGGACGATGCTGAACGCCCATACGGTCTGGGCCTCGAGTACCAAGCTGTATCTCTTTGCAATGATCATTGTGGGAGCCGTCGGGGTGCATCATCTGCTCAAGAAGGCAACTAAGGTTCAGGGATTCTAG